GTATTGCAGGACCAGCACCTGACGCTGGCTGCGCAGATTGGCCACGGGCTGACACAGAATGCGCGCGAACGCCGTGTCGGAGACCCGGTCGACCTTCGTGATGCGTGCGACCGGCAGACCGGCGGGGTACACGCCGTCCAGGCCGCTGGTGGCGATTTCGTCGCCGACCTTCACGTCGGCCGACAGCGGAATGAAGCGCAGATCGAGCACGTCGCCGCGCAGGCCGCCGTAAATCACACTGTGCACACCGCTGCGCGTGACCTGCACCGGCACGGCCTGTTCCTTGTCGGTGAGCAGCGTCACTTCGCTCTGCATCAGAAACACGCGCGAGACCTGACCGAGCAGGCCTTGCTCGGTGACGACCGGCGCGCCCAGCTTGACGCCGTGCTTCGTGCCGCGATCGATGACCACGCGTTGCGTGAACGGATCGCGCGTGTCGTATTCGATTTCTGCCGGAATGCTCGGCACGGGCAGACGCTCGCGCAGGGCCAGCATCTGACGCAGATGTTCGTTCTCG
The Pandoraea oxalativorans genome window above contains:
- the mreC gene encoding rod shape-determining protein MreC, whose product is MQYSPPPLFKQGPSALARLICFVALAIGLLVVDSHYNTLERVRSVVGTALYPVQRVMLLPRDAILGIAGFFSTESQLTTENGTLRARNLELSVQAQRNNQLVAENEHLRQMLALRERLPVPSIPAEIEYDTRDPFTQRVVIDRGTKHGVKLGAPVVTEQGLLGQVSRVFLMQSEVTLLTDKEQAVPVQVTRSGVHSVIYGGLRGDVLDLRFIPLSADVKVGDEIATSGLDGVYPAGLPVARITKVDRVSDTAFARILCQPVANLRSQRQVLVLQYTTPLALHPDAAADLARASDPSASGAKPAPKGGTRADPKLAPGARKGH